One part of the Gemmatimonadaceae bacterium genome encodes these proteins:
- the tnpB gene encoding IS66 family insertion sequence element accessory protein TnpB — MIPGLGSGRAIYLATGVTDLRHGISALYAHILNELHHEPLSGAIYGFANRRRDAVKLFCYDAGGIWICVKRLEQGTFRWPGEGARTVQLTATDLHLLLGGIDPTRTRLRRWWQPVDA, encoded by the coding sequence ATGATCCCTGGGCTCGGCAGCGGGCGCGCGATCTATCTCGCGACCGGCGTCACCGATCTGCGGCACGGGATCAGCGCGCTCTACGCGCACATCCTGAACGAGCTCCATCACGAGCCGCTGAGCGGGGCGATCTATGGCTTCGCGAATCGGCGGCGCGACGCCGTGAAACTCTTCTGCTACGACGCTGGCGGCATCTGGATTTGCGTGAAGCGGCTCGAGCAGGGCACGTTTCGCTGGCCCGGCGAGGGGGCGCGCACCGTCCAGCTCACGGCGACGGATCTCCACCTGCTCCTGGGCGGGATCGATCCGACGCGCACGCGGCTCCGGCGGTGGTGGCAGCCGGTCGACGCGTGA
- a CDS encoding protein kinase → MDSYTPSDPVAQRLVAALEGSYVLRRELGGGGMSRVFEAREVALGRVVVVKLLSPDVAAAVSAERFKQEIKVAANLRHPHIVPLLSAGTADGMLYYTMPYISGESLASRLAHSPRFSVAAAVELTEEVADALDYAHRQGVVHRDIKPGNVLLEGGHAVVTDFGIARAVAQQVTAGGGLTQTGFILGTPTYMSPEQGSGDATDGRSDVYALACVLHEMLAGEPPFTGPTMQAILVQHLVHPPPSIEREDVPSAILEILRCALAKAPADRYQTAAEFRDALRAIDFRSLSREIPVISPTTITAQAIGAISSGPIDSLAVLPFVHEHSEGDDEYLADGITESILNKLTRVSGLRVVPRSTVFSYKKRNLPVASVARELRVRALVTGRVMQRGHHLMVSAELIDVASDAQLWGDRLARSTTDIFAVQEEVATEIVKSLRLRLSHEEHQELHRRHTENSEAYDAYLRGRHQWNKRTRAGFMRAIEHFKEAIDHDPRYALAFTGLSDTYNVLGYYNFQAPRDVYPRATAAAMRALELDPGIAEAHASLGYTRLFFEWDWDGAASSFRRAMALDPSYASAPQWYAWYFLVAGRADESVTAMRTALELDPLSLIINAHMGYALFWAGRHEEALKQLHKTVQLDPEFALAYWPLGAVHVYQGNGEAAIAAFRSLVALSNGTVGLGYLGITAGCFGRPDIAREALDRLEAKAREEYVSPLDRAICHAGLGEYEAAFTWLDRAFDDRVSDLVRIKVLPWPADMRNDTRFAAAVARLKLPE, encoded by the coding sequence GTGGATTCATACACTCCTTCGGACCCGGTCGCGCAGCGGCTCGTCGCCGCCCTCGAAGGGAGTTATGTGCTGCGTCGCGAGCTGGGTGGCGGCGGCATGAGCCGGGTCTTCGAAGCGCGCGAGGTCGCGCTCGGTCGCGTGGTCGTGGTGAAGCTCCTTTCGCCTGACGTTGCCGCCGCCGTGAGCGCCGAGCGTTTCAAGCAGGAGATCAAGGTCGCCGCCAACCTGCGGCACCCGCACATCGTCCCGCTGCTGAGCGCCGGGACCGCCGACGGGATGTTGTACTACACCATGCCGTACATCAGCGGCGAATCGTTGGCGTCGCGGCTCGCGCATTCGCCACGGTTTTCGGTCGCGGCGGCGGTGGAACTGACCGAAGAGGTCGCGGACGCGCTCGACTACGCGCACCGGCAGGGCGTGGTGCATCGCGACATCAAGCCCGGCAATGTGCTGCTGGAAGGCGGGCACGCGGTGGTGACCGACTTCGGCATCGCGCGCGCGGTGGCGCAGCAGGTCACGGCGGGCGGCGGGCTCACGCAAACGGGGTTCATCCTCGGCACGCCGACGTACATGAGTCCGGAGCAGGGCAGCGGCGATGCCACGGACGGGCGCAGCGACGTGTACGCGCTGGCCTGCGTGCTGCACGAGATGCTGGCTGGCGAGCCGCCGTTCACCGGGCCGACGATGCAGGCCATCCTGGTGCAGCATCTCGTGCACCCTCCGCCGTCGATCGAACGCGAAGACGTTCCGTCGGCGATCCTCGAGATCCTGCGCTGCGCGCTCGCCAAGGCTCCGGCCGATCGCTACCAGACGGCGGCCGAGTTCCGGGACGCGCTGCGCGCGATCGATTTCCGTTCGCTCTCGCGCGAGATCCCCGTCATCAGCCCGACCACGATCACGGCCCAGGCCATCGGGGCGATCAGCTCGGGACCGATCGATTCGCTCGCCGTGCTGCCGTTCGTGCACGAGCACAGCGAGGGCGACGACGAGTACCTGGCCGACGGGATCACGGAGAGCATCCTCAACAAGCTGACGCGCGTTTCGGGCCTGCGGGTGGTGCCCCGCTCGACGGTCTTCAGCTACAAGAAGCGCAACCTCCCGGTGGCGTCGGTGGCGCGCGAGCTTCGCGTGCGGGCGCTCGTGACCGGGCGCGTGATGCAGCGCGGGCATCACCTGATGGTGAGCGCCGAACTGATCGACGTGGCGAGCGACGCGCAGCTGTGGGGCGATCGGCTGGCCCGGTCGACCACCGACATCTTTGCGGTGCAGGAAGAGGTGGCGACCGAGATCGTCAAGTCGCTGCGTCTGCGGCTCTCCCACGAGGAGCACCAGGAACTGCACCGCCGCCACACCGAGAACTCGGAGGCCTACGACGCCTACCTGCGCGGTCGGCACCAGTGGAACAAGCGCACGCGGGCCGGCTTCATGAGGGCGATCGAGCACTTCAAGGAGGCGATCGACCACGACCCGCGCTACGCGCTCGCGTTCACCGGGCTGTCGGACACGTACAACGTGCTCGGGTACTACAACTTCCAGGCGCCGCGCGACGTGTACCCGAGGGCGACGGCGGCCGCGATGCGGGCCCTCGAACTCGACCCGGGGATCGCCGAGGCGCACGCGTCGTTAGGCTACACGCGACTGTTCTTCGAATGGGACTGGGACGGGGCGGCCTCGTCGTTCCGGCGGGCGATGGCCCTCGACCCATCGTACGCCAGCGCGCCGCAGTGGTATGCGTGGTACTTCCTCGTGGCCGGACGCGCCGACGAATCGGTGACCGCCATGCGCACCGCGCTCGAACTCGACCCGCTGTCGCTGATCATCAACGCGCACATGGGATACGCGCTGTTCTGGGCCGGGCGTCATGAAGAGGCGCTCAAGCAGCTCCACAAGACGGTGCAGCTCGACCCGGAGTTCGCGCTCGCCTACTGGCCACTTGGCGCGGTCCACGTCTACCAGGGCAATGGCGAGGCCGCGATCGCGGCCTTCCGTTCGCTCGTCGCGCTGAGCAACGGTACCGTGGGACTTGGCTACCTCGGGATCACCGCCGGGTGCTTCGGGCGGCCGGACATCGCGCGCGAGGCCCTCGATCGGCTCGAGGCAAAGGCCCGGGAGGAATACGTGTCGCCGCTCGACCGCGCGATCTGCCATGCCGGGCTGGGTGAGTACGAAGCAGCGTTCACGTGGCTCGATCGCGCGTTCGACGACCGCGTGAGTGACCTCGTGCGCATCAAGGTGCTGCCCTGGCCCGCCGACATGAGAAACGATACCCGGTTCGCCGCGGCCGTTGCGAGACTCAAGCTGCCGGAATGA
- a CDS encoding ferritin-like protein: MPRQRSARREPAIRTIAALRKHLQVAMQLEHATIPPYFTAWLTIHPGTNVEAAEIIRSVMLEEMLHLTLAANLLNAVGGRPRLTQPGFVARYPHALPHSGDTFKVSIEKFSPAALRTFLRIERPEPRGAKPQPGHFTTIAQFYLAIDQAIDALCDRLGEQRVFSGAVDRQVRPSDYYGSGEIVVVKDRDSAHRAIAEIIEQGEGAPGGIFDGDAQILGDGDGREIAHYYRFNEVLQGRHYTARDTPRSGPTGSRLDVDFDAVYPIRPNARASAHARGTGARRAMDEFRVGYRALLASLERAFNGERTHFTEAIARMFQLHQQGVALARTPSGDGKTTLGIDFG; encoded by the coding sequence ATGCCCCGGCAGCGCTCAGCGCGACGCGAGCCTGCGATCCGGACCATCGCCGCGCTGCGCAAGCATTTGCAGGTGGCCATGCAGCTCGAGCACGCCACGATACCGCCCTATTTCACGGCGTGGCTCACGATCCACCCGGGGACGAACGTCGAGGCGGCCGAGATCATCCGGAGCGTCATGCTCGAGGAGATGTTGCACCTCACCCTTGCCGCCAACCTGCTCAACGCCGTGGGCGGCCGGCCGCGACTCACGCAGCCGGGGTTCGTGGCGCGCTACCCGCACGCACTCCCCCACAGCGGGGACACGTTCAAGGTTTCCATCGAGAAGTTCTCGCCGGCGGCGCTCCGCACGTTTCTCCGGATCGAACGACCCGAGCCGCGCGGGGCCAAGCCGCAACCCGGCCACTTCACCACGATCGCGCAGTTCTACCTCGCGATCGACCAGGCCATCGATGCGCTGTGCGACCGGCTCGGCGAGCAACGGGTGTTCAGCGGCGCCGTCGACCGGCAAGTGCGGCCGAGCGACTACTACGGCTCGGGCGAGATCGTGGTGGTGAAGGACCGCGACTCCGCGCATCGCGCGATCGCCGAGATCATCGAACAGGGCGAAGGCGCTCCGGGCGGCATCTTCGACGGCGACGCGCAGATCCTGGGCGACGGCGACGGACGGGAGATTGCTCACTACTACCGGTTCAACGAGGTGCTCCAGGGTCGCCATTACACCGCGCGCGACACGCCTAGGAGCGGACCCACCGGCAGCCGACTCGACGTGGACTTCGACGCCGTGTATCCGATCCGCCCCAACGCGCGTGCGTCCGCCCACGCGCGCGGGACCGGCGCCCGGCGTGCGATGGATGAGTTCAGGGTCGGCTACCGTGCGCTGCTCGCCTCGCTCGAACGCGCGTTCAATGGCGAGCGCACGCACTTCACCGAGGCCATCGCGCGGATGTTCCAGCTTCACCAGCAAGGGGTCGCGCTGGCGCGCACGCCAAGCGGCGACGGAAAGACGACGTTGGGGATCGACTTCGGTTAG
- a CDS encoding NAD(P)/FAD-dependent oxidoreductase, whose product MASHEGERSEHGSDGDLGMRADVTRRDFLNGLAIGIGALGSLTPADLWRAGVFQGDADYPPAKMGLRGSHDGAFEVAHRVRDGARPAAFGRATPVDGRYDLVVVGAGISGLSAAHFYRAQAGTSARILILDNHDDFGGHARRNEFTVDGTQLIGYGGTQSIDTPGKYSTVARDLLTSLAIDTQAFYRHFDRKYFTRLGLTPGTFFDKETFGRDVLVPKPESMTWRAFFARAPMTPVVRRDLVRLHTERRDYLRGKTNAEKLALLARTSYRAWLTDHVKLDAGALPYLQSMTHDYFGVGIDAVPAGDCRGLGFPGFNGLGLGHEPGPGQGLTSRLDHDEPYIFHFPDGNASIARLLVRRLIPGVLDGTTMTDIVTARARYGNLDLPRNATRLRLSSTVIGVRHLRPNGTGDVEVTYVADGRAYTVVAARCVLACWHGVIPHICPELPIDQKKALAYGVKVPLVYTNVAVRNWTSLARQRVHEIRSPAMYWTRTEVDFPVSMGSYRFAKGPQDPVVLFMMRTPCKPGVSARDQQRLGRNELLGTPYATLEREVRSQLARMLGPGGFDPARDIAGITVNRWSHGYAYEYNSLYDPVWPPGQAPNEIARRRHGNIAIANSDAAAYAYTNAAIDQAHRAVGELWKGQ is encoded by the coding sequence ATGGCGTCGCACGAAGGGGAACGGAGTGAACACGGGTCCGATGGCGACCTCGGGATGCGCGCTGATGTCACCCGGCGCGACTTTCTCAATGGGCTCGCCATCGGCATTGGCGCGCTGGGGAGCCTCACGCCGGCTGATCTGTGGCGCGCGGGCGTGTTTCAGGGCGACGCCGACTACCCGCCGGCAAAGATGGGGCTGCGGGGGAGTCACGACGGCGCGTTCGAAGTGGCGCATCGCGTGCGCGACGGTGCCAGGCCTGCCGCGTTCGGGCGGGCGACGCCCGTCGACGGACGCTATGACCTGGTGGTGGTCGGTGCCGGGATCTCGGGTCTGAGCGCGGCCCACTTCTACCGGGCGCAGGCGGGCACATCGGCGCGCATCCTCATCCTCGACAACCACGACGACTTTGGCGGGCACGCGCGCCGCAACGAGTTCACGGTCGACGGCACTCAGCTCATCGGCTACGGCGGCACGCAGTCCATCGACACGCCCGGCAAATACTCCACGGTTGCGCGCGACCTGCTCACGTCGCTGGCCATCGACACGCAAGCGTTCTATCGGCATTTCGACCGGAAGTACTTCACCAGGCTCGGGCTGACGCCGGGAACCTTCTTCGACAAGGAGACGTTCGGGCGCGACGTGCTGGTGCCAAAGCCCGAGTCGATGACCTGGCGCGCGTTCTTCGCCAGGGCGCCCATGACGCCGGTCGTGCGCCGCGATCTCGTGCGTCTCCACACGGAACGGCGGGACTACCTCCGGGGAAAGACCAACGCAGAAAAGCTGGCGCTGCTCGCACGGACGAGCTATCGAGCCTGGCTGACCGACCACGTGAAGCTGGATGCAGGCGCGTTGCCGTATCTGCAGTCGATGACGCACGACTACTTCGGCGTCGGGATCGACGCCGTGCCGGCGGGAGACTGCCGGGGACTGGGGTTTCCCGGCTTCAACGGGTTGGGCCTTGGCCACGAGCCGGGGCCAGGGCAGGGCCTGACGTCGCGCCTCGATCACGACGAGCCGTACATCTTCCACTTTCCCGACGGGAACGCGAGTATCGCGCGCCTGCTGGTACGTCGGCTCATCCCCGGGGTGCTCGACGGCACCACCATGACCGACATCGTGACGGCGCGTGCGCGATACGGCAACCTCGATCTGCCCCGTAACGCGACGCGGCTCCGGCTGTCGTCAACGGTCATAGGCGTCAGGCACCTGCGGCCCAACGGCACGGGCGACGTGGAGGTCACCTACGTTGCGGACGGCAGGGCATACACCGTGGTCGCCGCCCGGTGCGTGCTCGCGTGCTGGCATGGCGTCATTCCGCACATCTGTCCGGAGCTGCCGATCGACCAGAAGAAGGCGCTCGCCTATGGCGTGAAGGTGCCGCTGGTCTACACGAATGTTGCCGTGCGCAACTGGACCTCGCTCGCAAGGCAGCGCGTGCACGAGATCCGGTCACCGGCGATGTACTGGACGCGTACCGAGGTCGACTTTCCGGTGAGCATGGGGAGCTATCGCTTCGCGAAGGGGCCTCAGGATCCGGTGGTACTCTTCATGATGCGCACGCCGTGCAAACCCGGAGTTTCCGCGCGCGACCAGCAACGCCTCGGACGCAACGAACTGCTTGGGACGCCGTACGCGACGCTCGAGCGGGAGGTGCGTTCTCAGCTCGCGCGCATGCTCGGGCCCGGCGGGTTCGATCCGGCGCGCGACATCGCGGGGATCACCGTGAACCGGTGGTCGCACGGCTACGCGTACGAGTACAACTCGCTGTATGATCCGGTGTGGCCACCGGGTCAGGCGCCGAACGAGATCGCGCGCCGGCGGCACGGGAACATCGCGATCGCCAACTCGGATGCCGCCGCCTATGCCTATACCAATGCCGCGATCGACCAGGCCCACCGGGCCGTGGGCGAGCTGTGGAAGGGTCAGTGA
- a CDS encoding HD domain-containing protein, with the protein MSDAPVDALRLAGLLQFLRDAERLKVTLRSAWTSAGRAESVAEHTWRLCLMALVLAPEFPGVDIARVLRICIVHDLGEAIGGDIPAPEQARRLAAGESEGKAAAERRDLAALIEPLPDETRAEVLALWDEYEAAASPEARLAKALDKLETILQHTQGRNPPDFDYRFNLRYARQHTESPALIAEFRRQLDEETERLARTRPD; encoded by the coding sequence ATGAGCGACGCACCCGTCGACGCCTTGCGTCTGGCTGGCCTGCTCCAGTTCCTGCGTGATGCCGAGCGCCTGAAGGTCACCCTGCGCTCGGCGTGGACCTCCGCGGGCCGCGCAGAGAGTGTGGCCGAGCACACATGGCGACTGTGCCTGATGGCGCTGGTGCTGGCGCCGGAGTTTCCTGGCGTCGACATCGCCAGGGTGCTCAGGATCTGCATCGTGCATGACCTGGGCGAGGCGATCGGTGGTGACATCCCCGCACCCGAGCAGGCGCGTCGCCTGGCAGCGGGCGAGTCCGAGGGCAAGGCAGCCGCGGAGCGCCGCGACCTGGCCGCGCTCATCGAGCCGCTGCCTGACGAGACGCGCGCCGAGGTGCTTGCCCTGTGGGATGAATACGAAGCTGCGGCGAGTCCGGAGGCACGCCTCGCGAAGGCGCTCGACAAGCTGGAGACGATCCTGCAGCACACCCAGGGGCGAAACCCGCCCGACTTCGACTACCGCTTCAACCTTCGTTACGCGCGCCAGCACACCGAGTCGCCGGCGCTGATCGCCGAGTTCCGCCGGCAGCTCGACGAAGAAACGGAGCGGTTGGCACGCACGCGACCTGATTGA
- a CDS encoding transposase family protein, whose translation MLDAFSRYVVHWELLTSMRAADVRLVVQAAVERTGTQPQVVTDNGAQFTAAEFKDLVRRFALEHIRSRTYHPESNGVVERFHRSTREALRPTPLQNLGQVRELIARWVGYYNEERLHASLGYLPPAVYYRGDPAPHQAVRQAKLQRARQARRQANIAQLTRAA comes from the coding sequence GTGCTGGATGCCTTCAGTCGCTACGTGGTGCACTGGGAGCTGCTCACGTCGATGCGCGCGGCCGATGTGCGGCTCGTGGTTCAGGCGGCGGTGGAGCGGACCGGCACGCAGCCGCAGGTGGTGACGGACAATGGGGCGCAGTTCACGGCGGCGGAGTTCAAGGATCTCGTGCGGCGCTTCGCCCTCGAGCACATCCGGAGTCGGACGTATCATCCGGAATCGAACGGCGTGGTGGAGCGCTTTCACCGCTCGACGCGGGAGGCGCTACGGCCCACGCCGCTCCAGAACCTGGGGCAGGTGCGGGAGCTGATCGCCCGCTGGGTGGGGTACTACAACGAGGAGCGGCTGCACGCGAGCTTGGGCTACCTGCCGCCGGCGGTGTACTATCGGGGCGATCCGGCGCCGCATCAGGCGGTACGGCAGGCGAAGTTGCAGCGGGCCCGACAGGCACGGCGGCAGGCGAACATTGCGCAGCTCACCCGAGCTGCCTAA
- a CDS encoding transposase has protein sequence MAAALRRHVLASYVHLDATPIDCCDRTRPGKAQTTHVWTYRARSPDPAVDGLVWYDFQLTKTPKEPARLLATYYGVVQTDGASGLDTLGPPERITHLGCWAHARRYLVNAVESGDTRAIVYREQVDRLFRYDARARAILAAVPAASRAGLADRLATWRARFSRPLADAVFARAATDVVRLPPKSALAVALGYVLGQRPSLMRCVTTAGAALDNNRAENAIRPLTLGARN, from the coding sequence CTGGCCGCAGCGCTCCGCCGGCACGTCCTCGCCAGCTACGTGCATCTGGACGCGACACCGATCGACTGCTGTGATCGCACGCGACCCGGCAAGGCGCAGACGACGCACGTGTGGACGTATCGGGCGCGGAGCCCGGATCCGGCGGTCGATGGCCTGGTCTGGTACGACTTCCAGCTGACCAAGACGCCGAAAGAGCCGGCGCGGCTCCTCGCGACGTATTACGGGGTCGTGCAGACCGACGGGGCGTCGGGCCTCGACACGTTAGGCCCGCCTGAGCGCATCACGCATCTGGGCTGCTGGGCCCATGCGCGCCGCTATCTCGTCAACGCGGTGGAGAGCGGCGACACGCGCGCGATCGTGTATCGCGAGCAGGTCGATCGGCTCTTCCGCTATGACGCACGGGCCCGCGCGATCCTCGCCGCGGTCCCCGCGGCATCCCGGGCCGGCCTGGCCGATCGACTCGCGACCTGGCGGGCCCGCTTCAGTCGGCCGCTGGCCGACGCCGTCTTCGCGCGCGCGGCGACGGATGTGGTGCGACTCCCGCCGAAGAGTGCGCTCGCGGTCGCGTTAGGCTACGTGCTCGGGCAACGGCCGTCGCTGATGCGCTGCGTGACGACGGCGGGCGCGGCACTCGACAACAACCGCGCCGAAAACGCGATCCGGCCGCTGACGCTGGGGGCTCGGAACTAG
- a CDS encoding transposase: protein MSSRNGKARRQWTAAEKVKILDEARAPNTTVAEVLRRHQLDAATYYRWEKDAKAAVLAALGDQRRTAPDAQARELERLRTELAKKSRIIAEVVEENLDLRRGL from the coding sequence ATGAGCAGCAGAAATGGGAAGGCGCGGCGGCAGTGGACCGCCGCGGAGAAGGTGAAGATTCTCGACGAGGCGCGGGCCCCGAACACCACGGTGGCCGAGGTCCTGCGCCGGCATCAGCTCGATGCCGCGACCTACTATCGCTGGGAGAAGGACGCCAAAGCGGCGGTGCTCGCCGCGTTAGGCGACCAGCGACGGACGGCGCCGGATGCGCAGGCCAGGGAGCTTGAGCGGCTGCGGACGGAGCTGGCGAAGAAGAGTCGGATCATTGCCGAAGTGGTCGAGGAGAACCTCGACCTAAGAAGGGGGCTCTGA
- a CDS encoding transposase has product MSAQKTAPLTTPWPAEIWPRARVHVSIAAHLATARFAGHVPYYRQEQELERIGIHLPRSTQVDLMAALDERL; this is encoded by the coding sequence GTGAGCGCCCAGAAGACGGCGCCGCTCACCACGCCATGGCCGGCGGAGATCTGGCCGCGCGCGCGCGTGCACGTCAGCATCGCCGCCCACCTCGCCACCGCGCGCTTCGCCGGCCATGTGCCGTACTATCGGCAGGAGCAGGAGCTCGAGCGGATCGGCATTCACCTGCCGCGCTCGACGCAGGTCGACCTGATGGCCGCGCTCGACGAGCGCCTGTAG
- a CDS encoding GMC family oxidoreductase, giving the protein MSAHYDAVIVGGGIAGAITARMLSEAGKRVLILEAGIEGAMKPASYLDYLETYYTIGGVRGMPNGPYPYNAAAPSPGMPFDPTGGYYAYATPTQFMSDYLRMLGGTTLHWQGTSLRMVPNDFRMQSTYGHGVDWPIGYDDLEPDYRRAELEIGVAADVDDQRIFGVWFPDGYVYPMHRMPQSMVDQFFDRTLRGRSVRLAGKRYPLRVISIPQGRNATPNAAYDLGRGYRPDPMVSDRDEGQRCQGNSACLPLCPVQAKYSALKTLDALRRNRGVEIRTQSVASKLHVDPATGRIRSVEYKRYAKQGSPEHVTETVSGTLVVLAANAIENATLLLASNAANRSDQVGRNLMDHPYLYVWGLAPTAVFPFRGPDTTSGVESLRDGAFRKVHASFRASLANWGWSGAPGAQLAQLLGKHVYGKSLRAQLADQMRRMVKIGFMFEQLPDPNNRVSIDGAHRDAMGNHRPVLSYAYDSYSLSAVDAAVNTVWKSITEYAGIEDFTAYPNPAPGGYQRVTYEGTGYNIMGSGHIVGTHRMGHSWRDSVVDRNSRSWDHDNLYIVGAGSQVTIGTANPTLTAAALTVRAARAMLGASR; this is encoded by the coding sequence ATGAGCGCGCACTACGACGCCGTCATCGTCGGTGGAGGCATCGCGGGCGCGATCACGGCGCGCATGCTGTCCGAGGCCGGCAAGCGCGTGCTGATCCTCGAAGCAGGCATCGAGGGCGCAATGAAACCCGCGTCTTACCTCGACTACCTCGAGACGTATTACACCATCGGTGGCGTGCGCGGCATGCCGAACGGGCCCTACCCGTACAATGCCGCTGCCCCTTCGCCCGGCATGCCGTTCGACCCCACCGGCGGCTACTACGCCTACGCAACGCCAACGCAGTTCATGAGCGACTACCTGCGCATGCTCGGCGGGACGACGCTCCACTGGCAGGGGACGTCGTTGCGAATGGTGCCGAACGACTTCCGCATGCAATCCACCTACGGCCATGGCGTCGACTGGCCCATCGGCTACGATGATCTCGAGCCCGACTACCGACGCGCAGAGCTGGAGATCGGCGTGGCGGCCGACGTGGACGACCAGCGCATCTTCGGCGTGTGGTTCCCCGATGGCTACGTGTACCCCATGCATCGCATGCCGCAAAGCATGGTCGACCAGTTCTTCGACCGAACGCTCCGCGGCCGATCGGTGCGCCTCGCCGGCAAGCGGTATCCGCTGCGGGTCATCAGCATTCCACAGGGCCGCAACGCCACACCGAACGCGGCCTACGACCTTGGCCGCGGCTACCGGCCGGACCCGATGGTCAGCGATCGCGATGAGGGCCAGCGGTGCCAGGGCAACTCGGCGTGCCTGCCCCTCTGCCCCGTGCAGGCAAAGTACAGCGCACTCAAGACGCTCGATGCGCTGCGAAGGAATCGCGGAGTGGAGATCCGGACGCAGAGCGTCGCCTCGAAGCTCCACGTGGATCCCGCGACCGGCCGCATCCGCAGCGTCGAATACAAGCGATACGCGAAACAGGGATCTCCGGAACACGTCACCGAGACCGTATCGGGGACGCTCGTGGTCCTCGCCGCCAACGCCATCGAGAACGCCACGCTCCTCCTTGCCTCGAACGCGGCAAACCGGAGCGACCAGGTGGGCCGCAACCTGATGGACCACCCGTACCTCTACGTGTGGGGCCTCGCGCCGACGGCGGTGTTCCCGTTCCGCGGGCCAGACACGACGAGCGGCGTGGAGTCCCTGCGAGACGGCGCGTTCCGCAAGGTGCACGCGTCGTTCCGCGCCAGCCTCGCCAACTGGGGATGGAGTGGGGCGCCGGGCGCCCAGCTCGCCCAGCTGCTCGGCAAGCACGTCTACGGCAAGTCGCTGCGCGCGCAGCTCGCGGATCAGATGCGCCGCATGGTGAAGATCGGGTTCATGTTCGAACAACTGCCGGACCCGAACAACCGCGTGAGCATCGACGGCGCGCACCGGGATGCGATGGGCAACCACCGCCCCGTGTTGTCCTACGCCTACGACAGCTACTCACTCTCGGCGGTCGATGCCGCGGTGAACACCGTGTGGAAGTCGATCACGGAGTATGCAGGCATCGAGGACTTCACCGCGTACCCCAACCCGGCTCCCGGCGGGTACCAGCGCGTGACCTACGAAGGCACGGGATACAACATCATGGGATCGGGGCACATCGTCGGCACACACCGCATGGGCCACAGCTGGCGAGACTCGGTCGTCGATCGCAATTCGCGCAGCTGGGATCACGACAACCTCTACATCGTGGGAGCAGGCAGCCAGGTGACGATTGGCACCGCCAACCCGACTCTCACGGCGGCGGCGCTCACGGTGCGCGCCGCAAGAGCGATGCTGGGGGCCAGCCGATGA
- a CDS encoding transposase: MTRRTSRTRSRYQRWSAGAKARYLAAQRRSGESVRVFCARVGVPHSTFTWWQREARARRATAPQFARVQVVPSATAPTPAPLVVLRAANGVALEVAGLDVATPVAVLRGVARAEER, encoded by the coding sequence ATGACGAGACGAACGAGTCGGACGCGCTCGCGCTATCAGCGCTGGAGTGCGGGAGCGAAGGCCCGGTATCTCGCCGCGCAGCGGCGCAGTGGCGAGTCGGTGCGGGTCTTTTGTGCGCGGGTCGGCGTGCCGCATTCGACCTTCACGTGGTGGCAGCGCGAGGCCCGCGCCCGGCGCGCGACCGCGCCGCAGTTCGCGCGCGTCCAGGTGGTGCCGTCGGCCACGGCGCCGACGCCCGCGCCGCTCGTGGTGCTTCGTGCCGCGAATGGCGTGGCGCTCGAAGTGGCCGGGCTCGATGTCGCGACGCCGGTCGCGGTGCTGCGCGGCGTCGCGCGAGCGGAGGAGCGATGA